A single genomic interval of Scatophagus argus isolate fScaArg1 chromosome 22, fScaArg1.pri, whole genome shotgun sequence harbors:
- the waslb gene encoding WASP like actin nucleation promoting factor b isoform X2: MSGHPPQRRQTNVGSMLLTPQENECLFNYLGRKCITLSSAVVQVFTADRNNSWSKRCCGVACLVKDNPQRSYFIRVFDIRDGKMMFEQELYNNFSIYLPRPYFITFVGDTCQVGLNFASEEETKRFRGHVTELMGRRQRKSGPALPMATVDIKNPEISNVQRYHNNSQVNNIVHSSFPKREKKGKGKKKRLTKADIGTPSNFQHIGHVGWDPNTGFDLNNLDPELKNLFDLCGISEAQLKDKETSKVIYDFIEKKGGVEAVKNELRRQAPPPPPSRGGPPPPPPHHGSASAPPPPPPARGRGAPPPPPPSRAPISAPPPPPPCRPGMSAPPPPPPPSRGVLPPPPPPAHASIPVAPPPPPPPPSSSAPSSTGGPPPPPPPPPPPPGPPPPAPPLPSETNGGDSGKSALLSQIREGTALKKVEQRERPVSSTGRDALLDQIRQGIQLKSRDDNADSAPPTPAPSAGIVGALMEVMQKRSRAIHSSDEDDDDDEEEDFEDEDEWED, translated from the exons ATGAGTGGACACCCGCCGCAACGGCGGCAAACAAATGTCGGGTCGATGCTACTGACACCGCAGGAAAATGAATGCCTTTTCAACTACCTTGGCAGGAAATGCATC ACATTGTCTTCAGCAGTGGTCCAGGTGTTCACAGCAGATAGGAACAACAGCTGGAGCAAGAGATGCTGTGGTGTGGCCTGTCTGGTCAAAGACAACCCCCAGCGATCCTACTTCATCAGGGTCTTTGACATCAGG GACGGTAAGATGATGTTTGAACAGGAGCTGTACAACAACTTCAGCATCTACCTCCCCAGACCGTACTTCATCACATTTGTTGGAGAT ACATGCCAAGTGGGTCTGAATTTTGCCAGTGAGGAGGAGACGAAGCGTTTTCGTGGTCATGTGACAGAGCTAATGGGGAGACGACAGAGGAAATCTG GCCCGGCACTTCCCATGGCTACTGTGGACATTAAAAACCCAGAGATCAGCAATGTTCAGCGCTACCACAACAACTCTCAGGTGAACAACATCGTGCACTCCTCCTTCCccaagagggagaaaaagggcAAGGGCAAGAAGAAGAGGTTAACCAAGGCGGACATCGGCACACCGAGCAACTTCCA GCACATTGGGCATGTAGGATGGGATCCAAATACAGGATTTGAT ttaAATAACTTGGACCCAGAGCTTAAGAACCTGTTTGATTTGTGTGGCATCTCTGAGGCTCAGCTGAAGGACAAGGAGACCTCTAAGGTCATCTACGACTTCATTGAGAAGAAAGGAGGCGTAGAAGCGGTCAAAAATGAGCTACGGAGACAAG ctcctccaccccctccatcCAGAGGCggcccccctcccccacccccacaccacGGCTCAGCctctgcccctcctccccctcctccagccCGTGGGCGAGGTGCCCCGCCACCACCTCCCCCTTCCAGAGCGCCCATCTCTgcgccccctcctcctcctccatgtcgACCAGGCATGTCCGCTCCACcgcctcctcccccacccagcCGAGGTGTCCTCCCGCCTCCCCCTCCACCAGCCCATGCCTCAATTCCAGTGgcacctcccccaccccctcctcccccctcatcCTCAGCTCCATCCAGTACTGGCGgaccacctcctccccctcctcctcctcctccgcctcctggCCCTCCACCCCCTGCTCCTCCACTGCCCTCGGAGACTAACGGAGGGGACAGCGGGAAGTCAGCACTGCTGAGTCAGATCAGAGAAGGCACCGCACTGAAGAAGgtggagcagagggagaggcCGGTGTCCAGCACCGGCAGAGACGCACTTCTGGACCAAATCCGACAAGGAATCCAGCTTAAATCG AGGGACGACAATGCCGATTCGGCTCCTCCCACTCCGGCCCCATCGGCAGGCATCGTTGGGGCCCTGATGGAAGTGATGCAGAAACGGAGCAGAGCTATTCACTCTTCAG atgaggatgatgacgatgatgaggaggaggactttgaggatgaagatgaatgGGAAGACTAg
- the asb15b gene encoding ankyrin repeat and SOCS box protein 15b isoform X2, translating to MDDFEQEGINEELIEFAIRESIQDAYKVPCSIGNRKEPNSDTFVKIMEAIHKALTSTDLTLEEQTEDGDTSLTLAAEAGLVDNVRLLLEHGASPHNTNSRNESPLLIAVRQRSYDMVLSLIMGGAFVEQVCLTKWTATHEAAKVGCPAIVMLLLRHGAKVTSRDGHGVTPLGIAAEYGNTEALEILIQHGGDVHAQASNGDTVLYDAAGSGNLDSVKLLLQHGANPNVASYAYQLPIHRAAYEGHILVLRTLIPITTKRAIHLSGQDPIHSAADGGQVECLRLLIKREYNVNALLEPHISENYGDLRKSPLFFAVSNGDVTCAEMLLAAGARTDLDPLRCILVAIRAERYDLVQLLLSYGAEVNCYFRVISNTLFPTGLQYCLRDRVMLRLLLNSGYQAYKCFQCCHGNGEETDSTWTDLHNQAYQIYSQPNIITFCEFVSVSWLTHLVGGVVRMLLDYVSHVNICPNLKRILKRRPEWDEISDILSKPRSLQHLCRLVMRSHMSLRTLNDPEAMASVPFPPGLKNYVTYRGDNLCGDLPST from the exons ATGGATGACTTTGAGCAGGAAGGCATAAATGAGGAACTTATTGAGTTTGCCATTCGAGAGAGCATTCAAGATGCCTACAAGGTCCCGTGTTCAATTGGAAACAG GAAGGAACCAAATAGTGACACCTTTGTGAAGATAATGGAAGCCATTCACAAAG cGTTGACGTCCACAGACCTGACCCTGGAGGAGCAGACAGAGGATGGGGACACGTCTCTGACTCTGGCAGCAGAGGCCGGCCTGGTGGATAACGTCAGGCTTCTGTTGGAGCACGGAGCTTCACCGCACAACACCAACAGCAGGAACGAGTCTCCTTTGCTGATCG CAGTGAGGCAGAGATCATACGACATGGTTTTGTCCCTCATAATGGGTGGGGCCTTTGTGGAGCAGGTGTGTCTCACCAAATGGACGGCCACCCATGAAGCTGCAAAG GTGGGTTGTCCAGCCattgtgatgctgctgcttcGACATGGAGCCAAAGTAACTTCCAGAGACGGTCATGGGGTGACTCCTCTGGGGATCGCTGCTGAATATGGCAACACTGAAGCTTTGGAAATACTCATACAGCATG GTGGTGACGTGCATGCCCAGGCCAGCAATGGCGACACAGTCCTGTATGATGCAGCTGGATCTGGAAACCTGGACAGTGTCAAGCTGCTCCTGCAGCACGGAGCCAACCCGAATGTGGCCAGCTATGCTTACCAGCTGCCCATCCACAGAGCTGCCTATGAGGGACACATACT AGTCTTGAGAACTCTCATCCCCATCACCACAAAGAGAGCTATCCATCTCTCAGGCCAGGACCCCATCCACTCAGCAGCTGACGGGGGACAGGTCGAGTGTCTGCGGCTGCTTATCAAGAGAGAATATAATGTTAATGCCTTGCTAGAACCTCACATCTCTG AGAACTATGGCGACCTCAGGAagtctcctctcttctttgcTGTTTCCAATGGTGACGTCACCTGTGCTGAGATGTTGCTGGCAGCTGGAGCGAGAACTGACCTGGACCCACTACGATGCATCCTGGTCGCTATACGAGCTGAGAG GTATGACCTGGTGCAGCTGTTGCTATCGTATGGGGCAGAGGTGAACTGTTACTTTAGAGTGATCAGCAACACGCTGTTCCCTACAGGCCTGCAGTACTGCCTGAGGGACCGTGTCATGCTGAGGCTACTGCTCAACAGTGGATATCAAGCTTACAA GTGTTTCcagtgttgccatggcaatggTGAAGAAACGGACAGTACCTGGACTGATCTCCATAACCAAGCCTACCAGATTTACAGTCAGCCTAACATCATCACA ttctgtgAGTTTGTATCCGTGTCGTGGCTCACACATCTGGTTGGTGGAGTTGTAAGGATGCTCCTGGACTATGTCAGCCACGTCAACATCTGTCCCAACCTCAAACGCATCTTGAAGAGGAGGCCAGAGTGGGATGAGATTTCTGACATACTGA GCAAGCCAAGGTCTCTGCAGCACCTGTGTCGACTGGTAATGAGAAGTCACATGAGCCTCAGGACACTAAATGACCCTGAAGCCATGGCTTCTGTCCCTTTTCCTCCAGGACTGAAGAATTATGTGACCTACAGAGGCGACAACCTGTGTGGTGACCTCCCCTCCAcgtga
- the waslb gene encoding WASP like actin nucleation promoting factor b isoform X1, whose protein sequence is MSGHPPQRRQTNVGSMLLTPQENECLFNYLGRKCITLSSAVVQVFTADRNNSWSKRCCGVACLVKDNPQRSYFIRVFDIRDGKMMFEQELYNNFSIYLPRPYFITFVGDTCQVGLNFASEEETKRFRGHVTELMGRRQRKSEKRRDPPNGPALPMATVDIKNPEISNVQRYHNNSQVNNIVHSSFPKREKKGKGKKKRLTKADIGTPSNFQHIGHVGWDPNTGFDLNNLDPELKNLFDLCGISEAQLKDKETSKVIYDFIEKKGGVEAVKNELRRQAPPPPPSRGGPPPPPPHHGSASAPPPPPPARGRGAPPPPPPSRAPISAPPPPPPCRPGMSAPPPPPPPSRGVLPPPPPPAHASIPVAPPPPPPPPSSSAPSSTGGPPPPPPPPPPPPGPPPPAPPLPSETNGGDSGKSALLSQIREGTALKKVEQRERPVSSTGRDALLDQIRQGIQLKSRDDNADSAPPTPAPSAGIVGALMEVMQKRSRAIHSSDEDDDDDEEEDFEDEDEWED, encoded by the exons ATGAGTGGACACCCGCCGCAACGGCGGCAAACAAATGTCGGGTCGATGCTACTGACACCGCAGGAAAATGAATGCCTTTTCAACTACCTTGGCAGGAAATGCATC ACATTGTCTTCAGCAGTGGTCCAGGTGTTCACAGCAGATAGGAACAACAGCTGGAGCAAGAGATGCTGTGGTGTGGCCTGTCTGGTCAAAGACAACCCCCAGCGATCCTACTTCATCAGGGTCTTTGACATCAGG GACGGTAAGATGATGTTTGAACAGGAGCTGTACAACAACTTCAGCATCTACCTCCCCAGACCGTACTTCATCACATTTGTTGGAGAT ACATGCCAAGTGGGTCTGAATTTTGCCAGTGAGGAGGAGACGAAGCGTTTTCGTGGTCATGTGACAGAGCTAATGGGGAGACGACAGAGGAAATCTG agaAAAGACGCGACCCTCCAAATG GCCCGGCACTTCCCATGGCTACTGTGGACATTAAAAACCCAGAGATCAGCAATGTTCAGCGCTACCACAACAACTCTCAGGTGAACAACATCGTGCACTCCTCCTTCCccaagagggagaaaaagggcAAGGGCAAGAAGAAGAGGTTAACCAAGGCGGACATCGGCACACCGAGCAACTTCCA GCACATTGGGCATGTAGGATGGGATCCAAATACAGGATTTGAT ttaAATAACTTGGACCCAGAGCTTAAGAACCTGTTTGATTTGTGTGGCATCTCTGAGGCTCAGCTGAAGGACAAGGAGACCTCTAAGGTCATCTACGACTTCATTGAGAAGAAAGGAGGCGTAGAAGCGGTCAAAAATGAGCTACGGAGACAAG ctcctccaccccctccatcCAGAGGCggcccccctcccccacccccacaccacGGCTCAGCctctgcccctcctccccctcctccagccCGTGGGCGAGGTGCCCCGCCACCACCTCCCCCTTCCAGAGCGCCCATCTCTgcgccccctcctcctcctccatgtcgACCAGGCATGTCCGCTCCACcgcctcctcccccacccagcCGAGGTGTCCTCCCGCCTCCCCCTCCACCAGCCCATGCCTCAATTCCAGTGgcacctcccccaccccctcctcccccctcatcCTCAGCTCCATCCAGTACTGGCGgaccacctcctccccctcctcctcctcctccgcctcctggCCCTCCACCCCCTGCTCCTCCACTGCCCTCGGAGACTAACGGAGGGGACAGCGGGAAGTCAGCACTGCTGAGTCAGATCAGAGAAGGCACCGCACTGAAGAAGgtggagcagagggagaggcCGGTGTCCAGCACCGGCAGAGACGCACTTCTGGACCAAATCCGACAAGGAATCCAGCTTAAATCG AGGGACGACAATGCCGATTCGGCTCCTCCCACTCCGGCCCCATCGGCAGGCATCGTTGGGGCCCTGATGGAAGTGATGCAGAAACGGAGCAGAGCTATTCACTCTTCAG atgaggatgatgacgatgatgaggaggaggactttgaggatgaagatgaatgGGAAGACTAg
- the lmod2b gene encoding leiomodin-2: MSFFGYRRELSKYEDVDEDELLASLSPEELAELEKELADIDPDANVPIGLRQRDQTDKTPTGTFSREALTKYWENETRRLLEDEISGGSPKLDEEQQECVTEGNSGEEDEKDVENEKEQKKYEKQKEKDKKEEEEEEEEEDEDEIEEEEEESEEEEEAVTEEEEEEEEEEIEEEEKGNDNKLKPEPSKDSGMQTSQTDVPMLLKPQRVEPMRLTPPPPPADPNTPGNPTVVDEALQRVLSNDFELTEVNLNNIDDISQETLIRFAEALRSNTHVRVFSLANTRADDPVALAIAKMLKENSSITSLNIESNYVTGKGVMALVQALPGNNTLTELRFHNQRHMCGGQVEMEMVKILRENYTLIKLGYQFNLPGPRMSMTGILTRNQDRQRQKRLQAQRQQQQQGATEGAVNPRTTALKGTPHSSPYSSPRASPWSSPKLPRSDPAKKQTPPTPPPPPPPPPPPPPPPPPLPPPQREKKPTRMIAEVIKAHEAGSKKVAKTKGKKGKKGKSKELGKDETSSILKELKHALRPVSVDRRGDEGSRPSTPMRSAHDQLMESIRSSSIRNLKRVELPQHIR, translated from the exons ATGAGCTTCTTCGGGTACCGTCGAGAGCTGAGTAAATATGAAGATGTCGACGAGGACGAGCTTCTGGCTTCCCTCAGCCCTGAAGAGCTGGCTGAGTTGGAAAAGGAGCTGGCAGACATTGACCCTGATGCCAATGTGCCCATAGGACTCAGACAGAGAGACCAGACAGACAAAACCCCAACGGGCACCTTTAGCAGAGAGGCCCTCACGAAGTATTGGGAAAATGAGACACGTAGATTGCTGGAGGACGAGATAAGTGGAGGAAGCCCCAAACTG GATGAAGAACAACAGGAGTGTGTAACAGAAGGAaacagtggagaggaggatgaaaaagatgttgaaaatgagaaagaacagaaaaagtacgaaaaacagaaagagaaagacaagaaagaagaagaagaggaggaggaggaagaggatgaggatgaaatagaagaggaagaggaggaaagtgaagaagaggaggaagccgtaacagaggaggaggaggaggaggaggaggaggaaatcgaggaagaggaaaagggaaatgataataaattaaaaCCTGAACCCTCAAAAGATTCTGGGATGCAGACGTCACAGACCGATGTCCCAATGCTACTGAAGCCACAGAGGGTGGAGCCCATGAGactgactcctcctcctccacctgctgaccCAAACACGCCAGGAAACCCAACCGTTGTTGACGAAGCCCTCCAAAGGGTTCTTAGTAATGACTTTGAACTCACAGAGGTTAATCTCAACAACATTGATGATATCTCACAG GAAACCCTTATCCGGTTTGCTGAAGCACTGCGGTCCAACACACACGTGCGAGTCTTTAGCCTTGCAAACACCCGAGCTGATGACCCTGTGGCTCTGGCCATTGCTAAGATGCTGAAGGAGAACTCGTCCATCACCAGCCTGAATATAGAGTCCAACTATGTGACTGGGAAGGGCGTAATGGCGCTGGTACAAGCACTTCCAGGAAACAATACCCTGACTGAGCTTCGGTTCCACAACCAGAGACACATGTGTGGAGGACAG GTAGAAATGGAAATGGTGAAGATTCTCAGAGAAAACTATACATTGATCAAGCTGGGCTACCAGTTCAACCTGCCTGGTCCCAGGATGAGCATGACAGGGATCCTCACCAGGAACCAGGACCGCCAGAGACAGAAACGCCTGCAGGcgcagagacagcagcagcaacagggtGCAACAGAAGGAGCTGTCAACCCCAGAACCACTGCACTG AAAGGAACTCCCCATTCATCACCTTACAGCTCACCCAGAGCCTCTCCTTGGTCCTCACCCAAACTCCCCCGGAGTGACCCGGCTAAAAAGCAGactcctcccactcctcctcctcctccccctccaccacctcctcctcccccacctcccccaccgCTGCCTCCCCCTCAGCGTGAGAAGAAGCCCACCAGGATGATCGCAGAAGTCATCAAGGCGCATGAGGCGGGCAGCAAGAAGGTGGCAAAGACAAAAGGTAAGAAGGGCAAGAAAGGGAAGTCGAAGGAGTTGGGCAAAGACGAGACGAGTAGCATCCTGAAGGAGCTCAAGCATGCGCTGAGGCCTGTGTCGGTGGACAGAAGAGGGGATGAGGGCAGCAGGCCATCCACGCCAATGAGGTCTGCTCATGACCAGCTGATGGAGTCTATCCGCAGCAGCAGCATTCGCAACTTGAAACGG GTGGAACTCCCACAACATATACGATAA
- the asb15b gene encoding ankyrin repeat and SOCS box protein 15b isoform X1: protein MDDFEQEGINEELIEFAIRESIQDAYKVPCSIGNRKEPNSDTFVKIMEAIHKGDVFTLQKLSGSVSAFKERDSRGRLPLHAAAAQPHQNILHVVLQALTSTDLTLEEQTEDGDTSLTLAAEAGLVDNVRLLLEHGASPHNTNSRNESPLLIAVRQRSYDMVLSLIMGGAFVEQVCLTKWTATHEAAKVGCPAIVMLLLRHGAKVTSRDGHGVTPLGIAAEYGNTEALEILIQHGGDVHAQASNGDTVLYDAAGSGNLDSVKLLLQHGANPNVASYAYQLPIHRAAYEGHILVLRTLIPITTKRAIHLSGQDPIHSAADGGQVECLRLLIKREYNVNALLEPHISENYGDLRKSPLFFAVSNGDVTCAEMLLAAGARTDLDPLRCILVAIRAERYDLVQLLLSYGAEVNCYFRVISNTLFPTGLQYCLRDRVMLRLLLNSGYQAYKCFQCCHGNGEETDSTWTDLHNQAYQIYSQPNIITFCEFVSVSWLTHLVGGVVRMLLDYVSHVNICPNLKRILKRRPEWDEISDILSKPRSLQHLCRLVMRSHMSLRTLNDPEAMASVPFPPGLKNYVTYRGDNLCGDLPST, encoded by the exons ATGGATGACTTTGAGCAGGAAGGCATAAATGAGGAACTTATTGAGTTTGCCATTCGAGAGAGCATTCAAGATGCCTACAAGGTCCCGTGTTCAATTGGAAACAG GAAGGAACCAAATAGTGACACCTTTGTGAAGATAATGGAAGCCATTCACAAAG GTGATGTGTTTACACTGCAGAAACTCTCAGGTAGTGTGTCTGCCTTCAAAGAGAGGGACAGCAGGGGAAGGCTGCCTCTCCACGCAGCAGCTGCGCAGCCACACCAAAACATCCTGCATGTGGTGCTGCAGG cGTTGACGTCCACAGACCTGACCCTGGAGGAGCAGACAGAGGATGGGGACACGTCTCTGACTCTGGCAGCAGAGGCCGGCCTGGTGGATAACGTCAGGCTTCTGTTGGAGCACGGAGCTTCACCGCACAACACCAACAGCAGGAACGAGTCTCCTTTGCTGATCG CAGTGAGGCAGAGATCATACGACATGGTTTTGTCCCTCATAATGGGTGGGGCCTTTGTGGAGCAGGTGTGTCTCACCAAATGGACGGCCACCCATGAAGCTGCAAAG GTGGGTTGTCCAGCCattgtgatgctgctgcttcGACATGGAGCCAAAGTAACTTCCAGAGACGGTCATGGGGTGACTCCTCTGGGGATCGCTGCTGAATATGGCAACACTGAAGCTTTGGAAATACTCATACAGCATG GTGGTGACGTGCATGCCCAGGCCAGCAATGGCGACACAGTCCTGTATGATGCAGCTGGATCTGGAAACCTGGACAGTGTCAAGCTGCTCCTGCAGCACGGAGCCAACCCGAATGTGGCCAGCTATGCTTACCAGCTGCCCATCCACAGAGCTGCCTATGAGGGACACATACT AGTCTTGAGAACTCTCATCCCCATCACCACAAAGAGAGCTATCCATCTCTCAGGCCAGGACCCCATCCACTCAGCAGCTGACGGGGGACAGGTCGAGTGTCTGCGGCTGCTTATCAAGAGAGAATATAATGTTAATGCCTTGCTAGAACCTCACATCTCTG AGAACTATGGCGACCTCAGGAagtctcctctcttctttgcTGTTTCCAATGGTGACGTCACCTGTGCTGAGATGTTGCTGGCAGCTGGAGCGAGAACTGACCTGGACCCACTACGATGCATCCTGGTCGCTATACGAGCTGAGAG GTATGACCTGGTGCAGCTGTTGCTATCGTATGGGGCAGAGGTGAACTGTTACTTTAGAGTGATCAGCAACACGCTGTTCCCTACAGGCCTGCAGTACTGCCTGAGGGACCGTGTCATGCTGAGGCTACTGCTCAACAGTGGATATCAAGCTTACAA GTGTTTCcagtgttgccatggcaatggTGAAGAAACGGACAGTACCTGGACTGATCTCCATAACCAAGCCTACCAGATTTACAGTCAGCCTAACATCATCACA ttctgtgAGTTTGTATCCGTGTCGTGGCTCACACATCTGGTTGGTGGAGTTGTAAGGATGCTCCTGGACTATGTCAGCCACGTCAACATCTGTCCCAACCTCAAACGCATCTTGAAGAGGAGGCCAGAGTGGGATGAGATTTCTGACATACTGA GCAAGCCAAGGTCTCTGCAGCACCTGTGTCGACTGGTAATGAGAAGTCACATGAGCCTCAGGACACTAAATGACCCTGAAGCCATGGCTTCTGTCCCTTTTCCTCCAGGACTGAAGAATTATGTGACCTACAGAGGCGACAACCTGTGTGGTGACCTCCCCTCCAcgtga